In Brassica napus cultivar Da-Ae chromosome C2, Da-Ae, whole genome shotgun sequence, the sequence ATTAGCAGCACCATCTTCCTTTTCCCCATGATTTGTTGGATTGCTGATTTCTGCATGAGCTCGCTTTGTTCCAAAACCAACTCCATGGCTTCTCTCGACAATGACACATTCCTCAGAGGTACTCTCTTGATTGCTCACGGAGGGTCTGCGCTGACTATCTGGTTTAACCATGCTATTTCCATACAATGAAGTTAGTCTGGCTTGCATCATTGGCTTAGATGCTTTGGGAATTAACTTACGCGCATCCAGTCGCTCTCCCTGAAACAAATACACATGCGTTCGTTATCATTtgctagataaaaaaaaatctcaattccaTGCATAGACAGTAATTAGTAAGTAATCCTGATTAGCACTGCATATACAAAGCATAGTGGAACGAGGAAGCAAAGGCAGGAAACATGGGTGCATCACGAATAGGAAGATCAAACAAGAATTGAAGTTGTAGACACGAGCATTACTAGCTCTTTAACACCCTTCCCATTAGGCTGACTGAGATGAAAATGAAAGTGCTTCGACTGCTTGATCTTCTCGACATCAAACTCGCCTTTACTGCCAAAAATAGGACCTGGAGCTGTCTTTGCAAGTTCAAATGCTTGCCTATATCAACCAAGAAACAAACCATTAAAAGGTACGCAGAAGAACTCAAAGTGTAGCAAAACTGAGCTTGGAACTAGTTAAAGATTCAATTTGAGAAGAGTAGCATTCATTTATACAATTCAGCTTCAATTTGCCCTCTTAGATTACTGATAAAGAGCAAAGAGCCTTTCAATCCACCACTCAACTACTCTCGCCAAGCAAAATTCAACCAATATATTTCGAATTAAACATATGCTAAAAGGGGGCAAAGCTCTAAGTACCGATCCGAATCTGAAACGAGGCCTTCCAAAGCTGAATCGACCTTAGAGGCAACTTCTCGTCTAATAGGACCGATGAAAGCACGATCGGCTTCAGTGACGGAGCGAGAATCGAGGAAACCTAGAAGACGAAGCCCAAGGATCTGAGCGGAGGAGAAATCAGATTTCTCCAGGAACTGGTCGGCGCCGAAGAGCAGCGATTGGAGGCGCTTCAAGTTCTCGTCTACTTCCTTCCTCCAGAACTCCGTCTCTTCTTCCACTTTCGGAGTCGTAAGCGGCGGTGGCGGCTTCAGCAACGGAGACGAAAACGGCGACGTACGCTTTCCCGCCATTGTTATCCCCCTATTTCGTCTCCAAAATGGCTTAAACCCCCGGGGCTCTCCCACGCCTTTTACTCTCACTTGCTTGGAGCTTAAACGTCATGCAGTGTCGAAGCGTATATAAGAAACGGAGAGTAGTTTCGTTCAAACGTGAGAATGGGCCATAAATATGAGGCCTGCTCGTCAATATCCCATTGTCAGGTAGGATTATTCTGATTCAACCAGCTTGTTATTTTACACACAAACGTTTGTTTTTTCTCCTTCATATATCTTATATGGGCTAGTTaggattctgattagtttttttttttggttggatTCAACCTCATAAGACCATGAGCATTAGTGATTTGGGGTTCAcaagtattttttaatatttttttatgtggGTCCATGAATAGTTAAAAAACTGAATCTCTTGTTTTGCATTAGCGAATCTCAAAAAGGAGTtcatagaaataaaataataatatttattattcataataataaattttttttttcaaatttcaaattattgagaaaacatgaataaaataatacattaaaagatattataaatatttttaaactttttattcaATACATAAAGAGTAGAATACATAAAACAAGAAATTCAATAACATACAAAGCTTATTTATCGTCATCACCAAACTTTTGCCatatattttccattaaatcagctttcaaacgaCCATGCTTCGCTGGATCTCGAACTTCTCTGCGCATGCCTAACATATCGACATGAATACTATCCCTCCTTGTCACCCTCGAACTTCTACTTGACTCTCCTGACTCGAACTCAGATGTGTCAATTTCAGCGTATCCGTGTCGTTCATTCTccactatcatattgtgcaatatgacacaagtTCTCATTATCTTTCCTATCTTTTCCATGTCCCATAGTAGAGCTGAGTTTTTAACAATTGCAAACCTTGATTgtaatactccaaaagcccgttcgacatcttttctggcGGATTCATGCTTTTTTGCAAATTTCTcggctttaggaccttgaggaagtgggatggattggataaatgttgaccagtttggataaattccgtcagtaagatagtaggccatacgataagtgtggttgttgaccttgaacttaaCTTTTGGTGCTCGACCTTGTACGATGTGAAAACCggtgaccgatcaagaacattgatatcattgagggtacctggtaatccgaaaaatgcgtgtcatatccaaagatcttgtgatgccacagcttctaagacaattgtcggctttccCGTACCACGTGTGTACCgacctttccaagcggttggacagtttttccactcccaatgcatacaatcgatgctgccTATCATCCCTGGAAAACCGCGTCCCTCTCCAACATCGAGCAATCGTTGAAGATCCTCAGTTGTAGGTCTgcgtagatactcatctccaaacaatTGTATAATTGCATTAGtgaaattttccaaacataAACGTGAAGTACTGTCAGCAAGTCGGAGATACTCGTCATATGTATCTCCTGATTGACCATATGCCAGCATACGTATagctgccgtacacttttgaagtgcagaTAGCCCATACCTTCCGCAAGAATTTTGTCTTTGCTGAAAGTATGGAACTTCATTACTTACACGTTCGACAATGTGgaggaacaatggcttgttcattcgaaaacgccTCCTAAACATTTCCGGTGGGTATGTAGGATTTTCTTGGAAATAATCGTTCCATAGCTGATTGTGTCCTTGTTCCCGATGTCTTTCGATATAAGCCCGTCTTTTCTGCTTGTTGGGGTGAGCATCTATCACTGAGTCGATGAAATTATCAACTACTTGGTCGACCATTTCTTCTAAAGCTTCATCAACTTCAtcacttgatgaggaagacattAGTGAAAGTTTTTTCCTAAAATCAGAAAAGAAGATttgttcatattttttataatatttttttttttcattattctatCATATTTATcctaatctaattttttttttcattattcaaTCATATTAATTCTATCATATTATCAATCATATTAATTCTATCATATTTTTCctaatcttatttatttttcattaatcttttttttttcattttcctaTCAATTATTTCCtaatatttcataaattatGTTCACTTACCTTGAGTTTGTTGTTGAGTGTTTGAAGGTTGTTGTGGTTTGAAGCTTGTTGAGTTGTGAAGCTtgttgaagagaaagaagagaagagaagtttGTAAAGGGAGAGAGTTCAAGTTTGCCTTGTTATGTTTTCATACGATAGAGAGATGCAAGTACAATAACCAAACACAATACATTTATATAAAGGGAGAGAGTTTAAgtttacacatacattaaggCTACACAACCATCCGTGAATCAACATCAACATTACAACAATCAACATCCGTGAATCGAAATGACATAAAGTCTAGACATAGTACATGAAACATGTAGCATGAAACAAAAGGCTACACTTTCTACACTATCCCGTGATTAAAAACTGACATCATACCCGTGGCTTCAAACAGAGAAAAGACGAGAGATTCCTTCACCTACAATACCATCCCACCCGTGACTTCAAGACGCTTTCCCACCCGGTACCTGCAAAAGAAAACACAAGAGATTCAAAACAATTAGACAAAACATTCAATCAATACATTCAATGTAATCAAAACAATTCAATGTAATCAAAACAATTAGACAACACATTCAATCAACACATTCAAAATCAATCATATTCAAACAAGTTCCTACACATGAGACGTCAAAGCATTTCAGAGATGAGTTTCTCCTTGAGAGCTTCTTCACTAGGGGAAAGTGTGTCCTTTGCTAGCAGACGATCAAGGATCTTTTGTCTGGAAATGGTGTTTTTATCAGCTAGAATGCTATGTATTTGATCATAAGCTACGTCGTTTGGCTTCTTGCGTTTCGCAGCTTTGCAAGCCTTAATACCTGGAGGCCTAACCTCTGCCTCCTCAGCCACCGGCTCCGCACCagatttcttctttttctccttcGGCTGAGAGTGTGACTTCCACTTCTGATCAAACCGAAGTTCCCTCCAGCAATGTTCAAGCGTAAACTTGACATTATAATCATTGAAATAGATGTCATGAGCCGCCTTCATGACATCATTTTCACTTTGCCCACTAGCTTGCTGCTTCAGAGCGGCCTCATGGGAACCCACAAACCTACAAACCTCTGCATTCACccttccccacctctgcttacattgACCCCACTCTCTAGGAAGGGAGCCAATGAGCTGAGGACTAGCATTGAAGTACGCCTCTATTCTCTTCCAAAAAGCACCTAACTTCTGCTCATTACTAATTATCAGATCTTTGCTGGTGTTCAACCAAGCACTAATCAACACAAGGTCTTCTTTTGTGGACCACTTTCTCCTTTCCCCTGGTTTAACTAACCCGGGAGAGCTAACAGGTGCCTCAGCAGAGTCTACGTCTATTGGAGGACTGCTCTGCGAAGCTAACAAGTTAACAAACCCGTGAGAGTTTAGGGAAAAAGGGTCCATTGTGCGATTTAGGTTTGTTGTTAAGAGGTTTGTGTGATTTTTAAAGTTTGATTGTTTGTGTTTTTAGAAGTGAAATGCCTATGTTTTAAACTAGTTTCGCATTGCTTTATTACACAACAACTACTGCAGTAAATTACACAACTACTAAACTTAATTACACAATAACTTATTCACAGTTACCATTCATTACCCATCAAATCActttaaaaaatttcgaaaagtTTTTAAACATCAAGTACGAGTTGTAGTCTACCTAGTTAAGAGTttgaaaagttattaaaaattcgAAAAGTTTTTAACAGAAAagtttttaaacatttaatgCTCTACTCAACCTAATTCAATCGTAATTCACTTCTACCTACGAAGTAACCAACATCTACTTGCAGTTCTGTTCTAGTTCAGTTAAGATTGAGTGTTTACCTTTGCTTGTTAGTCGAAGCAGAGCTTCTCCAGCACAGAAACTTTTGCACCGTCAGGTTGTAAACCTCCCTAGTTAGTCGATCAACCTGGTCACTCAGCCCTTTTGCCTCGGCCTgcacataaaaacaataattaaattgtGTTAGTCAGGTAATAAGTCATTACAAAAATTGTAGCAAAATAGGAGACGATATACAAAATCATTTACTCACCTCCAGAgtctgaatattttttttgggacTCGGCACCCACTTCATCACCTCCTCTGCCTCTCTTTTCCGCGGGATCCATCTGTGAAAGAAACCGAATATATTAGAACATTATAATCGAAACAATATACTAAACCGACCCCTATATCGAACCCTCTTGAggaattaaaactataaaacgaATCGACGAATCAATTGAGAACCCTAACTCCAAACCCCTCTATTGATTTGAAATCTCACACAAACAAACCATAAATTAAACGCGCATGTCGATTTACATCAATTAATCGAAACCCAGTTATCGATTTACATCCAAAACTCGAAAACTCCAAATTGATATCAAATCTCACTAAACGATTTGGACCAAAATCGACGAAATTAAACCGTCGATCTACTCGATACTCACCTGAGGTCGTGGAGAAGACTCTCCGTCGTCGATTTGAACGAGAAAATCGGAAAGACTCGGCGTCGCTCGTATAATCGCCTCTCACACAACAAACCCTAGCTTTTCTTTCGAGAAGAGAAAATGAGAAGAGACACGGGGAAACCCGTCTTTCCTCCCCCTCTACGCGGTTTGTTTCGTCCAAGCAGGACATGACGCGTGGCTAAAACCGCTTCATAGCGGATCAACCGTAAGGCCCGTTTCGTCGAAACAAACCCATTTTTATTGCTTTTTAATCACTCCGGCCTTAGAACTCGGGCCCGTGAACCCGTCTAAAGCCCCTGATGCGCATGGTCTAACTTCATTCAGATTTTATCTGTTTGGGTTCGAATAGATTTTATAACCCTTTTTAAGCTTTATTTTATAACTTTGAAATTCATTATCGTATATCAGGTTTGGATTGTAATACATGGGTTTAGATATActttttttgggtaaaagaTATACTTTGTTTGGATTAAAGTAAACACAAAACTGAGTAAATAAAGTActcattttagatattatttcAGATATTTGAGTCAAAAGTTTCgactttttaaaaaagattttcaattttacggactttttaaatttatattcgGATTTGAAGATAACATTCGAAATCTGATATACTATCCTACGAAATCCATTTTGGAACGACATGTTAGTGGTCCAGTGGTTAAACTCAACTTGGAAAGTCATGGGTTCGAGTGTCGTTGGGAGGTGATTATCTTGAAGAACCTTCGGGCCCAATACAGAGAAGTCTGCTAACGTGTGGCCACTGGTGAAATTTACATGGGATGATCACCAGCCCTCTTGGATGCCTTGGCGGACTCCCCGGCTAAGCTCCAGTGGACGATCATTGGCGTTAGTCGGATCCTTTCGAGACTCCGGATACCAGGGTCATCGAAAAAAAATCCATTTTGGACTTTTTATAGCTCGGAAATATAcgatttcagttttttttttttagtttggtcCGGATCTCGGGTTCAGTTACAAATGTCAATGCCTACTTGAAACATACAAATGCtgaagtttatatcacaaagcGAAGAAATACCGGCGTTTACTAAAACGCACAAGACGCAAAACGCCGAACAAGAAAGACAATCCACAACAGCGATTAAAGTTTCAGCGTCTGGGGACGCCACAACTTATCTTAttcaacacacacacaaaaccgAAAGTGACCCTAATTTCTCTAGAGAAGACCCTTAAGCAATCATCACAcaacaatttaaaataaaatggctGAGCCGAACACCACAGCAGCGTGTAGACTCCTCCCAAACCAGCTTCTCCTTAGGATCAGCGGACGGATTACACGTGTAAACCGACATCGTCTCAGTCCTAGACGGTCCCGACGATGCTCCAATCACAAGCAACTTGTCCCCGAGCGACTTAAACGCAACGCCCCATCCTCCATTAGACTTGGCCCTAACAGGCACATCTCCAAGCTTCTTCCAAACGTTTGCGTTTGTATCATAAACGCGAAGCTCGTTGGATGATGTTTCCAGAGAGTAAAGATCTTCATTCACCACCGCGATGAGCGGTGGAGATTGGACAGAAGAGAAAGACATATCTTTGAGAATGTCTGGTATTAGTTCCCAAGTATCTGTTCCCTCATCGTAACGTTCTCCGCAAGTTAGGTTTTGATCTCTCTCATCCCTCCCACCGATGACATAAAACTTGCCTCGCAAGTAACAGCCAGAACAGAATTTCCTCCGCTTGTGCATTGCGTTTAGATGCATCCACGTTTTAGTCTCAGAATCGTACTTCTCTGCTCTGTTCATGACTTCTAAAGACGCGTCCAACCCTCCAGCTACAAACACAACGGTCCCACAAGTAGCCGAAGCGAACAAGATCCTTGGCGTGATCATCGCAGGACCCTTGAACCACTTGCTCGTCTCAACCTCGTACCTCCACAAGGCAATGCTCTTCTCCTCTTTCCCAGTGACGATCAAATGCGTTCCGGCGCAAAGCGATTCTTTGTCCCCACGGAAGAAGCACATGTCGGAAGGAAGCTCCGGAACTTTCTGAAACTTCTCGAAGTCCTTGTCGAAAATGGTCCACCTCGTGTCGCCGTTGGACAGCATAAAGACAGATGGTTCGACCACGCCGCGGTCTCGCCGCACCTTGAATATTTTACCGCTTTTCAGTAAACGCGAGAAACGTTTGCTCAGAAGGTTTAGTTTCCAATATTCGAAACGCGGGACGCGTGAGAGTATCTCGACCTCTAGCTCGTACGCAAGCTGAGGAACGTTTTGTACATAATCTGCATCCTGATGTTTACCAACTACTActtctcttgtttcttcttcgtcACAATCCAAACAAGGATCTAGGTTTAGATCCGGTATCTTGTAGCCATGAATTCGAACCTTCCTTGGCCTAGAACTGCTTGAGTTTGCTCCAAACCTACCGGTGTGAACATCTCCTAACGTCATCATTTCTTGGTAAAATTAAAGTCTCTCCCTCTGCTTCTAAGCCTTTGTTGACATTTCCTCTCTGTAAAGTTCCAACCAATAACTGAATCAAACACTGAGAATCAATCCAGTTATTTACCTAAGAAACTTATAgacaaacatatacatatacccaaaaaaaaaactattcaatCTTGGACTAATCAGATCTACAGGTTATGATTTATGAACAACATCACTTCCCCGGGAAGTTAGAAAAATAAGATTTGTTTTAGCTAATTTGAGCTCTAACAAGAGATTAAACAGAATTGATTTTATCAAGAAAGTGAACTGGGGACTGAAGTTGGTCAACTGTCTACAAGAGAAAACATATAAGAGTTTTTGGCTAATTAATATAGTACTGAAGAACATACATAAACATATACTAAGAGTGaatatatgtgtatatgtatatagtACTACCTGATGAAAAAATGGTCAAACGTCAAAGAGAATAAATCAAGAAAACTTACATGGGAAGACAAACCCTAAAAATAGGATTTTAAAgctctctcctctcttctcttctcttctcttctcttctcttctcttctcttctctttcttcttcctcttcttcaccatccgtaaataagaaactataaacgaaaaaacacaaaaagagaTGACGAGGGACTGAATATAAAAtacagaaatttaaaaataatgtttaacAATCACAAGTTTGAAAGGTATCAACCCTCAGTTGCAGGGGATATCCAAGCTTAATTTAGAACTCAGCGGAagaaaaaacttatattttatgtaaattagAACAGTAAAGGCagtgaaatattgttttttttcttcagtgGGCGAGCAACGACAAAACCATGTTCAAGAAGTCGCCGGTAAAAAAAACTCGAAGAAGGCAAAAAGCTAGGTTTGTGATATTATATACCGTGAAGTgtggttgttcaaaaaaatatatatatatatatatcaagtggGTGTGTGTGTGTCTGACTGTGCACGAGAGAGGGAGAATATGCGTAGAGAAAAAGGAAGGGAAATTAATTTTCTAATCCAAGAAGAAGATAagacaaacatatatataaagttgatcttcaaattaaatctttttaaaacagaaaatgGCAATAGGTTTAATATCACGAGAACATATTAAATTCGACGGCATATCACTTGGAATATGCTATACTAGGAGTATACTTGCCTAGTTGCCTTCGTGGTGATCTATACGTATTTACGTACGTTGgcgttatatatattatatatatattagaacctctataaattaataatgttggtactttaaaattttattaatttataaagatattaatttataaaaaatttcttatttagaatttttattttaagatatatttattcaaagataagaaaaaatacttaattttactgtatatacaataattgttattttttgaaattggacatttatattaattttattatattatttggtcaatataatatatattgcatagaacttaaatgtgattttagatataatattactaaatctcatcaaaaatatattagtcttaagataatataaatataattccattgtgaatataaaaaatataataataagttcttatttatataaaatatgtatacatataaattattaatttataattttaatgggaccatatatttacatagaattttctaaaaaaaaatattatcttattattttatcgatttgtgtcaaattttgaacatGATCCAAATTGGGAccggcaaaatttattaattttatataaattattaatttatcgaatattaatttatagaggttttgctgtatatatatatatatatattcatatttcatttatcatttatattaagggctttttgcaaaagtgactcaaaacttggagtcaaacagaaaactaaccttttcttttgactccttttttttgagattttaaccccacacctgcattttatctacgaaaatgccattaacattttttttttttcaaaaatggcttctttactgtctcaacctcatcttcttcaagtatttacaatattgccactgcaatgaatagtggcaacaaccttgtacgaactgtttggagcttttaatgccctttaatgcacgtaaatctctttacactctctctgtttcaattgttatgaactaaaaacaacatttctttcactttctctctatattcatccaaaaaactcaagcttttgattcaaaatatgggctatggttgacagagccatatttctttcgttttgacttacggttgctttcgtttgaggttctgggtggttggagaagaccctgtgtgcaaacgaagtcatctcacctagtttaaggtacgaatttgaattttttttcaagatctgttcgcgtagaagacttactagtaagtcatctgtatgtagaagacttactgatgagtcttctggtcaaacggacgacttaaattaagtcgtccagctttgtttgttaaaaaaaaacactccagacgacttatatataagtcgtctacgagaaacgggctagttttgcatttgaccgaatcgtgtcagatctttgactatttctggacgacttataattcagtcgtctctgggaaagttaaaatttcaatattttatgaaaacttgacgacttacgtgtaagtcgtcctaggttagttttgtaattgaaaaataaaacttcataatttaactttaaccagacgacttaatataaagtcgtccctccagaagacttaatttaaagtcgtccgggaaagcaaagtcgtccagaatttttcccaattttctggtcaaaccttgcttatcccggacgaccttaaattaagtcgtttagctggacgactttcatctaagtcgtctggagaaagttaaatttcaagttttatttttcaattacaaaactaacctaggacgacttacacgtaagtcgtcaagttttcataaaatattgaaattttaactttcccagagacgactgaattataagtcgtccagaaatagtcaaagatctgacacgattcggtcaaatgcaaaactagcccgtttctcgtagacgacttatatataagtcgtctgaagttttttttttaacaaacaaagccggacgacttagaattaagtcgtcccttttaattttcaattgca encodes:
- the LOC106426960 gene encoding glutathione S-transferase T3-like; this translates as MDPFSLNSHGFVNLLASQSSPPIDVDSAEAPVSSPGLVKPGERRKWSTKEDLVLISAWLNTSKDLIISNEQKLGAFWKRIEAYFNASPQLIGSLPREWGQCKQRWGRVNAEVCRFVGSHEAALKQQASGQSENDVMKAAHDIYFNDYNVKFTLEHCWRELRFDQKWKSHSQPKEKKKKSGAEPVAEEAEVRPPGIKACKAAKRKKPNDVAYDQIHSILADKNTISRQKILDRLLAKDTLSPSEEALKEKLISEML
- the LOC106385848 gene encoding F-box/kelch-repeat protein At3g27150 — protein: MMTLGDVHTGRFGANSSSSRPRKVRIHGYKIPDLNLDPCLDCDEEETREVVVGKHQDADYVQNVPQLAYELEVEILSRVPRFEYWKLNLLSKRFSRLLKSGKIFKVRRDRGVVEPSVFMLSNGDTRWTIFDKDFEKFQKVPELPSDMCFFRGDKESLCAGTHLIVTGKEEKSIALWRYEVETSKWFKGPAMITPRILFASATCGTVVFVAGGLDASLEVMNRAEKYDSETKTWMHLNAMHKRRKFCSGCYLRGKFYVIGGRDERDQNLTCGERYDEGTDTWELIPDILKDMSFSSVQSPPLIAVVNEDLYSLETSSNELRVYDTNANVWKKLGDVPVRAKSNGGWGVAFKSLGDKLLVIGASSGPSRTETMSVYTCNPSADPKEKLVWEESTRCCGVRLSHFILNCCVMIA
- the LOC111203697 gene encoding uncharacterized protein LOC111203697; the protein is MSSSSSDEVDEALEEMVDQVVDNFIDSVIDAHPNKQKRRAYIERHREQGHNQLWNDYFQENPTYPPEMFRRRFRMNKPLFLHIVERVSNEVPYFQQRQNSCGRYGLSALQKCTAAIRMLAYGQSGDTYDEYLRLADSTSRLCLENFTNAIIQLFGDEYLRRPTTEDLQRLLDVGEGRGFPGMIGSIDLENERHGYAEIDTSEFESGESSRSSRVTRRDSIHVDMLGMRREVRDPAKHGRLKADLMENIWQKFGDDDK